A stretch of the Acyrthosiphon pisum isolate AL4f chromosome A2, pea_aphid_22Mar2018_4r6ur, whole genome shotgun sequence genome encodes the following:
- the LOC100169154 gene encoding putative uncharacterized protein DDB_G0271606 isoform X2 has protein sequence MMSIPTNKLKLAVEMATRVESALAKRVGDQPEAQCAPPQQLKTQFEINDLADTDRILLTSKSIQNDIEEFSGTVIVTRGRYMTPKEKNQASTEKALHLLIKGPKEPNLALAIKKIQSLIQRDKDMSKHPNLTSGPLINGAGIEKVLIGLDHAPPAFDLRNKILGLNGANLHYIMNETGAVVTMRGRGSGFIEANGQESVEPLHLCVEHAKNEVLQNGRQLAFNLIETIQNEYSLTYAANHVAPPPNVAHQPSNVHIQQPQVIHQQTIQTNNGQIQQMNPTQYQTVQVAAQTGMMTLQDGSQVVQTSVANVQMPFITQQAVPQLMAVPPPVMGGHQQQQQSAQNTQGPTHIASLGQHQASIMPQIQTQVVNQQQQHQLPLSVTPVSYSTIQSQQQQLIQQQAIQTKSLENVQHTPSVTHTTPTTLANGVIPHTQAFMTQAALPIQYIQTSNGQIIAYQPQVQSNAFQMAQSPNVGQVTQLSQQSNSGLIGTTYILGNQMAQYQQPSGQPGQVMIVQYQQPPPAEIQQPAMQTIHLQQTQSGQLIPANIPNGQLIVQQTPGQPAQIQMMMPQLNQFQNLQPQIIQNLPGLLQSQVSQASTQQLLLQQQGKTFTQQTASPGGNQLMSLPISHQILQSQGNGIVTMTLPQQQQQQQSHKPQHQLIQTQMSDKQQVIYKQDDSHQPIMIQQGQQQSIQYFQQSNQFQYQPLKRSYEMVVSEGGGITGAKIIRTGPSSATGNDGNDDNQIRQLTINGMVATSNTGRRTPQTNFQHQLATGASNITGDSRSKECSNMNAKEDINKQVDRNKQQRYQFYPGRGYEPDQRSGTPVSESNRTQSVTFTVLPDPMRNQTFTPAQAADLQQQQHQQQQQQQQQHQQQQQQQQQQQQQQQQQQQQQQQQQQQPQATITYQTQQQVPSYWIQQGSSPQEGTITGTSPPKEGTLHYVD, from the exons ATGATGTCGATCCCGACCAACAAACTCAAGCTGGCTGTGGAGATGGCGACCCGAGTAGAATCAGCCCTAGCGAAACGGGTCGGTGACCAACCGGAG GCCCAATGTGCTCCCCCTCAACAGCTCAAAACTCAGTTCGAAATCAACGACTTGGCTGACACTGACCGTATACTACTCACCAGCAAGTCCATACAAAATGACATAGAAGAATTTTCTG GTACGGTGATTGTTACTAGAGGAAGGTACATGACtcctaaagaaaaaaatcaagcaTCAACAGAGAAAGCATTACATTTACTTATTAAAGGGCCGAAAGAACCAAATTTAGCTC ttgctattaaaaaaattcaatcacTTATTCAACGAGACAAAGATATGTCTAAGCATCCAAATTTGACATCTGGCCCTTTGATTAATGGGGCAGGAATA gaaaaagTCTTAATTGGCTTAGACCACGCGCCGCCAGCTTTTGACctcagaaataaaatattaggatTAAACGGAGCAAATCTTCATTATATAATGAATGAAACGGGGGCGGTAGTAACCATGCGAGGACGAGGTTCTGGATTCATTGAAGCTAATGGACAAGAATCAGTTGAACCTTTACATCTATGTGTcga ACATGCAAAAAATGAAGTACTGCAAAATGGTAGACAATTAGCATTCAATTTAATCGAAACTATTCAAAATGAATATAGTCTTACATACGCGGCTAATCATGTGGCACCGCCACCCAATGTTGCACACCAACCATCCAATGTGCACATCCAACAACCACAAGTAATCCATCAACAAACTATTCAAACCAATAATGGTCAAATACAACAAATGAATCCAA CTCAATATCAGACTGTTCAAGTCGCTGCACAAACTGGAATGATGACATTACAGGACGGATCACAAGTGGTGCAGACATCTGTTGCTAATGTTCAAATGCCATTTATTACACAACAAGCAG TACCTCAATTAATGGCTGTTCCTCCACCAGTAATGGGAGGtcaccaacaacaacaacagtcaGCACAAAACACACAGGGGCCAACCCATATAGCTTCTTTGGGTCAGCATCAAGCATCGATTATGCCTCAAATACAAACACAAGTAGTCAATCAGCAACAACAGCACCAACTTCCATTGTCTGTTACACCAGTCAGCTATTCAACAATTCAATCACAGCAACAGCAGCTAATTCAGCAGCAAGCAATACAAACT aAAAGTTTAGAAAATGTTCAACATACACCGTCTGTTACCCATACTACTCCTACAACACTAGCTAATGGTGTTATTCCACATACACAGGCATTTATGACTCAAGCTGCACTTCCTatacaa tatattcaaACATCTAATGGCCAAATTATAGCGTACCAACCACAAGTGCAATCTAATGCATTCCAAATGGCTCAATCTCCCAATGTTGGTCAAGTGACCCAATTAAGCCAGCAGTCTAATTCCGGGTTGATCGGTACCACTTATATACTTGGTAACCAAATGGCACAATATCAGCAACCGTCTGGCCAACCTGGTCAAGTCATGATTGTGCAGTACCAACAACCACCACCGGCCGAAATCCAACAGCCCGCTATGCAAACTATTCATTTACAACAAACACAGTCTGGTCAATTGATCCCAGCAAATATTCCCAATGGCCAATTAATTGTACAGCAGACACCAGGGCAACCTGCTCAAATACAAATGATGATGCCTCAACTAAATCAGTTCCAAAATCTTCAACCACAAATCATACAGAACTTGCCGGGCCTTTTACAATCACAAGTCAGTCAAGCGTCTACGCAACAATTGTTACTCCAACAGCAGGGCAAGACATTTACACAGCAAACAGCTTCACCTGGTGGCAATCAGTTAATGTCACTGCCAATATCTCATCAGATTCTACAGTCACAAGGCAATggtattgttacaatgacacttccacaacaacagcaacaacaacaatcaCACAAACCACAACATCAGTTGATTCAGACACAAATGTCAGATAAACAACAAGTCATCTACAAACAAGATGACAGCCATCAACCAATCATGATACAACAGGGACAACAGCAGTCCATTCAGTATTTTCAACAAAGCAACCAATTTCAATATCAACCCTTAAAACGGTCTTATGAAATg GTTGTATCGGAAGGTGGAGGAATTACCGGAGCCAAAATAATACGAACTGGACCATCATCAGCTACTGG CAATGATGGTAATGACGACAACCAAATACGCCAATTGACAATTAATGGTATGGTAGCTACTTCAAATACGGGGAGACGTACTCCGCAGACTAATTTTCAGCATCAATTAGCAACAGGTGCCTCAAACATTACAG GTGATTCCCGCTCCAAGGAATGTTCAAACATGAATGCTAAAG aaGACATAAATAAACAAGTTGACAGAAATAAACAACAGCGATATCAGTTTTATCCAG GCCGTGGATATGAACCAGATCAACGATCTGGTACTCCAGTATCAGAATCTAATCGAACACAGTCTGTAACATTCACAGTATTGCCTGATCCAATGAGAAATCAGACTTTTACTCCAGCTCAAGCTGCTGatttacaacaacaacaacaccaacagcagcagcaacaacagcaacagcaccaacaacagcagcagcaacaacaacagcagcagcaacaacagcagcagcagcagcagcaacaacaacaacaacaacaacaacctcAGGCCACTATCACATACCAAACACAGCAACAAGTACCATCATATTGGATTCAGCAAGGTAGCTCCCCCCAAGAAGGTACTATCACCGGCACGTCCCCTCCAAAAGAAGGAACACTCCATTATGTAGattaa
- the LOC100169154 gene encoding putative uncharacterized protein DDB_G0271606 isoform X4, with the protein MMSIPTNKLKLAVEMATRVESALAKRVGDQPEAQCAPPQQLKTQFEINDLADTDRILLTSKSIQNDIEEFSGTVIVTRGRYMTPKEKNQASTEKALHLLIKGPKEPNLALAIKKIQSLIQRDKDMSKHPNLTSGPLINGAGIEKVLIGLDHAPPAFDLRNKILGLNGANLHYIMNETGAVVTMRGRGSGFIEANGQESVEPLHLCVEHAKNEVLQNGRQLAFNLIETIQNEYSLTYAANHVAPPPNVAHQPSNVHIQQPQVIHQQTIQTNNGQIQQMNPTQYQTVQVAAQTGMMTLQDGSQVVQTSVANVQMPFITQQAVMGGHQQQQQSAQNTQGPTHIASLGQHQASIMPQIQTQVVNQQQQHQLPLSVTPVSYSTIQSQQQQLIQQQAIQTKSLENVQHTPSVTHTTPTTLANGVIPHTQAFMTQAALPIQYIQTSNGQIIAYQPQVQSNAFQMAQSPNVGQVTQLSQQSNSGLIGTTYILGNQMAQYQQPSGQPGQVMIVQYQQPPPAEIQQPAMQTIHLQQTQSGQLIPANIPNGQLIVQQTPGQPAQIQMMMPQLNQFQNLQPQIIQNLPGLLQSQVSQASTQQLLLQQQGKTFTQQTASPGGNQLMSLPISHQILQSQGNGIVTMTLPQQQQQQQSHKPQHQLIQTQMSDKQQVIYKQDDSHQPIMIQQGQQQSIQYFQQSNQFQYQPLKRSYEMCFQVVSEGGGITGAKIIRTGPSSATGNDGNDDNQIRQLTINGMVATSNTGRRTPQTNFQHQLATGASNITGDSRSKECSNMNAKEDINKQVDRNKQQRYQFYPGRGYEPDQRSGTPVSESNRTQSVTFTVLPDPMRNQTFTPAQAADLQQQQHQQQQQQQQQHQQQQQQQQQQQQQQQQQQQQQQQQQQQPQATITYQTQQQVPSYWIQQGSSPQEGTITGTSPPKEGTLHYVD; encoded by the exons ATGATGTCGATCCCGACCAACAAACTCAAGCTGGCTGTGGAGATGGCGACCCGAGTAGAATCAGCCCTAGCGAAACGGGTCGGTGACCAACCGGAG GCCCAATGTGCTCCCCCTCAACAGCTCAAAACTCAGTTCGAAATCAACGACTTGGCTGACACTGACCGTATACTACTCACCAGCAAGTCCATACAAAATGACATAGAAGAATTTTCTG GTACGGTGATTGTTACTAGAGGAAGGTACATGACtcctaaagaaaaaaatcaagcaTCAACAGAGAAAGCATTACATTTACTTATTAAAGGGCCGAAAGAACCAAATTTAGCTC ttgctattaaaaaaattcaatcacTTATTCAACGAGACAAAGATATGTCTAAGCATCCAAATTTGACATCTGGCCCTTTGATTAATGGGGCAGGAATA gaaaaagTCTTAATTGGCTTAGACCACGCGCCGCCAGCTTTTGACctcagaaataaaatattaggatTAAACGGAGCAAATCTTCATTATATAATGAATGAAACGGGGGCGGTAGTAACCATGCGAGGACGAGGTTCTGGATTCATTGAAGCTAATGGACAAGAATCAGTTGAACCTTTACATCTATGTGTcga ACATGCAAAAAATGAAGTACTGCAAAATGGTAGACAATTAGCATTCAATTTAATCGAAACTATTCAAAATGAATATAGTCTTACATACGCGGCTAATCATGTGGCACCGCCACCCAATGTTGCACACCAACCATCCAATGTGCACATCCAACAACCACAAGTAATCCATCAACAAACTATTCAAACCAATAATGGTCAAATACAACAAATGAATCCAA CTCAATATCAGACTGTTCAAGTCGCTGCACAAACTGGAATGATGACATTACAGGACGGATCACAAGTGGTGCAGACATCTGTTGCTAATGTTCAAATGCCATTTATTACACAACAAGCAG TAATGGGAGGtcaccaacaacaacaacagtcaGCACAAAACACACAGGGGCCAACCCATATAGCTTCTTTGGGTCAGCATCAAGCATCGATTATGCCTCAAATACAAACACAAGTAGTCAATCAGCAACAACAGCACCAACTTCCATTGTCTGTTACACCAGTCAGCTATTCAACAATTCAATCACAGCAACAGCAGCTAATTCAGCAGCAAGCAATACAAACT aAAAGTTTAGAAAATGTTCAACATACACCGTCTGTTACCCATACTACTCCTACAACACTAGCTAATGGTGTTATTCCACATACACAGGCATTTATGACTCAAGCTGCACTTCCTatacaa tatattcaaACATCTAATGGCCAAATTATAGCGTACCAACCACAAGTGCAATCTAATGCATTCCAAATGGCTCAATCTCCCAATGTTGGTCAAGTGACCCAATTAAGCCAGCAGTCTAATTCCGGGTTGATCGGTACCACTTATATACTTGGTAACCAAATGGCACAATATCAGCAACCGTCTGGCCAACCTGGTCAAGTCATGATTGTGCAGTACCAACAACCACCACCGGCCGAAATCCAACAGCCCGCTATGCAAACTATTCATTTACAACAAACACAGTCTGGTCAATTGATCCCAGCAAATATTCCCAATGGCCAATTAATTGTACAGCAGACACCAGGGCAACCTGCTCAAATACAAATGATGATGCCTCAACTAAATCAGTTCCAAAATCTTCAACCACAAATCATACAGAACTTGCCGGGCCTTTTACAATCACAAGTCAGTCAAGCGTCTACGCAACAATTGTTACTCCAACAGCAGGGCAAGACATTTACACAGCAAACAGCTTCACCTGGTGGCAATCAGTTAATGTCACTGCCAATATCTCATCAGATTCTACAGTCACAAGGCAATggtattgttacaatgacacttccacaacaacagcaacaacaacaatcaCACAAACCACAACATCAGTTGATTCAGACACAAATGTCAGATAAACAACAAGTCATCTACAAACAAGATGACAGCCATCAACCAATCATGATACAACAGGGACAACAGCAGTCCATTCAGTATTTTCAACAAAGCAACCAATTTCAATATCAACCCTTAAAACGGTCTTATGAAATg TGTTTTCAGGTTGTATCGGAAGGTGGAGGAATTACCGGAGCCAAAATAATACGAACTGGACCATCATCAGCTACTGG CAATGATGGTAATGACGACAACCAAATACGCCAATTGACAATTAATGGTATGGTAGCTACTTCAAATACGGGGAGACGTACTCCGCAGACTAATTTTCAGCATCAATTAGCAACAGGTGCCTCAAACATTACAG GTGATTCCCGCTCCAAGGAATGTTCAAACATGAATGCTAAAG aaGACATAAATAAACAAGTTGACAGAAATAAACAACAGCGATATCAGTTTTATCCAG GCCGTGGATATGAACCAGATCAACGATCTGGTACTCCAGTATCAGAATCTAATCGAACACAGTCTGTAACATTCACAGTATTGCCTGATCCAATGAGAAATCAGACTTTTACTCCAGCTCAAGCTGCTGatttacaacaacaacaacaccaacagcagcagcaacaacagcaacagcaccaacaacagcagcagcaacaacaacagcagcagcaacaacagcagcagcagcagcagcaacaacaacaacaacaacaacaacctcAGGCCACTATCACATACCAAACACAGCAACAAGTACCATCATATTGGATTCAGCAAGGTAGCTCCCCCCAAGAAGGTACTATCACCGGCACGTCCCCTCCAAAAGAAGGAACACTCCATTATGTAGattaa
- the LOC100169154 gene encoding putative uncharacterized protein DDB_G0271606 isoform X1, translating into MMSIPTNKLKLAVEMATRVESALAKRVGDQPEAQCAPPQQLKTQFEINDLADTDRILLTSKSIQNDIEEFSGTVIVTRGRYMTPKEKNQASTEKALHLLIKGPKEPNLALAIKKIQSLIQRDKDMSKHPNLTSGPLINGAGIEKVLIGLDHAPPAFDLRNKILGLNGANLHYIMNETGAVVTMRGRGSGFIEANGQESVEPLHLCVEHAKNEVLQNGRQLAFNLIETIQNEYSLTYAANHVAPPPNVAHQPSNVHIQQPQVIHQQTIQTNNGQIQQMNPTQYQTVQVAAQTGMMTLQDGSQVVQTSVANVQMPFITQQAVPQLMAVPPPVMGGHQQQQQSAQNTQGPTHIASLGQHQASIMPQIQTQVVNQQQQHQLPLSVTPVSYSTIQSQQQQLIQQQAIQTKSLENVQHTPSVTHTTPTTLANGVIPHTQAFMTQAALPIQYIQTSNGQIIAYQPQVQSNAFQMAQSPNVGQVTQLSQQSNSGLIGTTYILGNQMAQYQQPSGQPGQVMIVQYQQPPPAEIQQPAMQTIHLQQTQSGQLIPANIPNGQLIVQQTPGQPAQIQMMMPQLNQFQNLQPQIIQNLPGLLQSQVSQASTQQLLLQQQGKTFTQQTASPGGNQLMSLPISHQILQSQGNGIVTMTLPQQQQQQQSHKPQHQLIQTQMSDKQQVIYKQDDSHQPIMIQQGQQQSIQYFQQSNQFQYQPLKRSYEMCFQVVSEGGGITGAKIIRTGPSSATGNDGNDDNQIRQLTINGMVATSNTGRRTPQTNFQHQLATGASNITGDSRSKECSNMNAKEDINKQVDRNKQQRYQFYPGRGYEPDQRSGTPVSESNRTQSVTFTVLPDPMRNQTFTPAQAADLQQQQHQQQQQQQQQHQQQQQQQQQQQQQQQQQQQQQQQQQQQPQATITYQTQQQVPSYWIQQGSSPQEGTITGTSPPKEGTLHYVD; encoded by the exons ATGATGTCGATCCCGACCAACAAACTCAAGCTGGCTGTGGAGATGGCGACCCGAGTAGAATCAGCCCTAGCGAAACGGGTCGGTGACCAACCGGAG GCCCAATGTGCTCCCCCTCAACAGCTCAAAACTCAGTTCGAAATCAACGACTTGGCTGACACTGACCGTATACTACTCACCAGCAAGTCCATACAAAATGACATAGAAGAATTTTCTG GTACGGTGATTGTTACTAGAGGAAGGTACATGACtcctaaagaaaaaaatcaagcaTCAACAGAGAAAGCATTACATTTACTTATTAAAGGGCCGAAAGAACCAAATTTAGCTC ttgctattaaaaaaattcaatcacTTATTCAACGAGACAAAGATATGTCTAAGCATCCAAATTTGACATCTGGCCCTTTGATTAATGGGGCAGGAATA gaaaaagTCTTAATTGGCTTAGACCACGCGCCGCCAGCTTTTGACctcagaaataaaatattaggatTAAACGGAGCAAATCTTCATTATATAATGAATGAAACGGGGGCGGTAGTAACCATGCGAGGACGAGGTTCTGGATTCATTGAAGCTAATGGACAAGAATCAGTTGAACCTTTACATCTATGTGTcga ACATGCAAAAAATGAAGTACTGCAAAATGGTAGACAATTAGCATTCAATTTAATCGAAACTATTCAAAATGAATATAGTCTTACATACGCGGCTAATCATGTGGCACCGCCACCCAATGTTGCACACCAACCATCCAATGTGCACATCCAACAACCACAAGTAATCCATCAACAAACTATTCAAACCAATAATGGTCAAATACAACAAATGAATCCAA CTCAATATCAGACTGTTCAAGTCGCTGCACAAACTGGAATGATGACATTACAGGACGGATCACAAGTGGTGCAGACATCTGTTGCTAATGTTCAAATGCCATTTATTACACAACAAGCAG TACCTCAATTAATGGCTGTTCCTCCACCAGTAATGGGAGGtcaccaacaacaacaacagtcaGCACAAAACACACAGGGGCCAACCCATATAGCTTCTTTGGGTCAGCATCAAGCATCGATTATGCCTCAAATACAAACACAAGTAGTCAATCAGCAACAACAGCACCAACTTCCATTGTCTGTTACACCAGTCAGCTATTCAACAATTCAATCACAGCAACAGCAGCTAATTCAGCAGCAAGCAATACAAACT aAAAGTTTAGAAAATGTTCAACATACACCGTCTGTTACCCATACTACTCCTACAACACTAGCTAATGGTGTTATTCCACATACACAGGCATTTATGACTCAAGCTGCACTTCCTatacaa tatattcaaACATCTAATGGCCAAATTATAGCGTACCAACCACAAGTGCAATCTAATGCATTCCAAATGGCTCAATCTCCCAATGTTGGTCAAGTGACCCAATTAAGCCAGCAGTCTAATTCCGGGTTGATCGGTACCACTTATATACTTGGTAACCAAATGGCACAATATCAGCAACCGTCTGGCCAACCTGGTCAAGTCATGATTGTGCAGTACCAACAACCACCACCGGCCGAAATCCAACAGCCCGCTATGCAAACTATTCATTTACAACAAACACAGTCTGGTCAATTGATCCCAGCAAATATTCCCAATGGCCAATTAATTGTACAGCAGACACCAGGGCAACCTGCTCAAATACAAATGATGATGCCTCAACTAAATCAGTTCCAAAATCTTCAACCACAAATCATACAGAACTTGCCGGGCCTTTTACAATCACAAGTCAGTCAAGCGTCTACGCAACAATTGTTACTCCAACAGCAGGGCAAGACATTTACACAGCAAACAGCTTCACCTGGTGGCAATCAGTTAATGTCACTGCCAATATCTCATCAGATTCTACAGTCACAAGGCAATggtattgttacaatgacacttccacaacaacagcaacaacaacaatcaCACAAACCACAACATCAGTTGATTCAGACACAAATGTCAGATAAACAACAAGTCATCTACAAACAAGATGACAGCCATCAACCAATCATGATACAACAGGGACAACAGCAGTCCATTCAGTATTTTCAACAAAGCAACCAATTTCAATATCAACCCTTAAAACGGTCTTATGAAATg TGTTTTCAGGTTGTATCGGAAGGTGGAGGAATTACCGGAGCCAAAATAATACGAACTGGACCATCATCAGCTACTGG CAATGATGGTAATGACGACAACCAAATACGCCAATTGACAATTAATGGTATGGTAGCTACTTCAAATACGGGGAGACGTACTCCGCAGACTAATTTTCAGCATCAATTAGCAACAGGTGCCTCAAACATTACAG GTGATTCCCGCTCCAAGGAATGTTCAAACATGAATGCTAAAG aaGACATAAATAAACAAGTTGACAGAAATAAACAACAGCGATATCAGTTTTATCCAG GCCGTGGATATGAACCAGATCAACGATCTGGTACTCCAGTATCAGAATCTAATCGAACACAGTCTGTAACATTCACAGTATTGCCTGATCCAATGAGAAATCAGACTTTTACTCCAGCTCAAGCTGCTGatttacaacaacaacaacaccaacagcagcagcaacaacagcaacagcaccaacaacagcagcagcaacaacaacagcagcagcaacaacagcagcagcagcagcagcaacaacaacaacaacaacaacaacctcAGGCCACTATCACATACCAAACACAGCAACAAGTACCATCATATTGGATTCAGCAAGGTAGCTCCCCCCAAGAAGGTACTATCACCGGCACGTCCCCTCCAAAAGAAGGAACACTCCATTATGTAGattaa